The Citrifermentans bemidjiense Bem genome window below encodes:
- a CDS encoding MMPL family transporter has product MKETAKRGSLLFSLSSRRPWLVLVIALLLSVLSLWLTYQRMEFLTGRDDLMPQNTAFNRDFREFRADFGDMEEIAVVIEGNDPERVGAFGNRLYDTLSKEPRYFSDVFYPYALPFFQKNGLLFMPLEDIKELRKNLSLAAPALKALAASPSVQTLFTHLTRSMERCAAGDESQLPSVLFMLDKLGAGFQSFGGGKGAPPSMETVFMNPDSSFAKAGRQQILTVLPVRDMQGFVPAAGAIQKVRAEVARLKALPEFKGVTVGLTGTPVLENEEMATSQNDIALATAVSLVLTVILLLLAFRGVLNVLAAMASLLVAISLSFGFATLAVGHLNILSMVFAVMLIGIGIEYGIQVVLRYQEELNLGAGELPAIKTGLERNVWAIIMAAATVAAAFLTFVLTDFKGIAELGIIAAGGVAICVLVTFTVLPAMLVLLSRHRKPHARQGVTHFSEHGVVARIVYGRPKLVIAVTAFCCLASLYPLSRIAFDYNLMNLQAEGLESVTYAYKLMKSKENSGYFAVVTAKNEAEAREKSARLEALPTVDHVVSLHTLVPDRQREKLAELAAIRSELADVKPAPYEEELSLMELPTVFENFRNAAVALKGKLEKERRPEAKQVSSFVAILDKFFAGLEKERDKNAVGMLQEFQGGMFRELPQKIEALKQSLDASPVTEADIPAELRSRFVGKSGRLLLQVAPKWEIFNREPLEAFLNQVKSVDPHATGQPVMVYESMTIMRDAYRLAFIYAFAAIVVILLVAFRSVKFAAIGLIPLIVGVLFMVSGMWLFGIDFNSANIIVMPLVLGIAVDSGIYIINRFRREDGSAAAVVLSSTGVGVLLNTLTIMASFGALMVAHHQGVFSIGAVMSLGMVACQLAFMVTLPAVLTLAGKR; this is encoded by the coding sequence ATGAAAGAAACGGCAAAAAGAGGCAGCCTCCTCTTCTCCCTTTCCTCCCGCCGTCCCTGGCTGGTACTGGTTATAGCGTTGCTGCTGTCGGTGCTTTCCTTGTGGCTCACCTACCAGCGCATGGAATTCCTGACCGGCAGGGACGACCTGATGCCGCAGAACACCGCCTTCAATCGCGACTTCCGGGAATTCCGCGCCGACTTCGGCGACATGGAGGAAATAGCGGTCGTCATTGAGGGGAACGACCCCGAGCGGGTGGGCGCCTTCGGCAACCGGCTCTACGACACGCTCTCCAAGGAGCCCAGGTACTTCTCCGACGTCTTCTACCCGTACGCACTCCCCTTCTTCCAGAAAAACGGCCTGCTCTTCATGCCGCTTGAGGACATAAAGGAGCTGCGCAAAAACCTCTCTCTTGCTGCGCCGGCCTTGAAGGCACTCGCCGCATCCCCGTCGGTGCAGACGCTCTTCACCCACCTGACCCGGAGCATGGAGCGCTGTGCCGCAGGGGACGAGTCGCAGCTTCCGAGCGTACTGTTCATGCTGGACAAGCTCGGCGCAGGCTTCCAAAGCTTCGGCGGCGGCAAAGGCGCGCCCCCCTCCATGGAAACCGTCTTCATGAATCCGGACTCCTCCTTCGCCAAGGCGGGGAGGCAGCAGATCCTTACGGTGCTCCCGGTGAGGGATATGCAGGGATTCGTCCCGGCGGCGGGGGCGATACAAAAAGTGCGCGCCGAGGTGGCCAGGCTGAAGGCGCTTCCCGAATTCAAGGGGGTGACCGTCGGGCTCACCGGAACGCCGGTGCTGGAAAACGAGGAGATGGCGACGAGCCAAAACGACATCGCGCTCGCCACCGCGGTCTCCCTGGTGCTGACCGTGATCCTGTTGCTTTTGGCCTTTCGCGGCGTGCTCAACGTGCTGGCCGCAATGGCATCCCTGCTGGTGGCCATCTCGCTTTCCTTCGGCTTCGCCACGCTTGCCGTCGGCCATCTCAACATACTTTCCATGGTCTTCGCCGTGATGCTTATCGGCATCGGCATCGAGTACGGGATTCAGGTCGTGCTCCGTTACCAGGAGGAGTTGAACCTGGGGGCGGGGGAACTGCCGGCGATTAAGACCGGACTGGAAAGAAACGTCTGGGCCATCATCATGGCCGCGGCGACGGTGGCGGCCGCCTTCCTCACCTTCGTCCTCACCGACTTCAAGGGGATAGCGGAACTCGGCATCATCGCCGCGGGCGGGGTCGCCATCTGCGTTCTGGTCACCTTCACCGTCCTTCCCGCCATGCTGGTGCTCCTCTCCCGGCACAGAAAGCCGCACGCGCGGCAAGGGGTGACGCACTTCTCGGAGCACGGCGTCGTTGCGAGGATCGTCTATGGCCGCCCCAAGCTCGTCATCGCGGTCACCGCTTTTTGCTGCCTGGCATCCCTCTACCCCCTTTCCCGGATCGCCTTCGATTACAACCTGATGAACCTGCAGGCCGAGGGGCTTGAGTCGGTGACTTACGCCTACAAGCTGATGAAGAGCAAGGAAAACAGCGGCTATTTTGCCGTGGTCACCGCGAAGAACGAGGCGGAGGCGCGGGAGAAGAGCGCGCGGCTGGAAGCGCTGCCGACGGTGGATCACGTGGTGAGCCTGCATACCCTGGTGCCGGACCGCCAGCGGGAAAAGCTCGCCGAGCTGGCGGCCATAAGGAGCGAGCTTGCCGACGTCAAACCGGCCCCATACGAGGAAGAGCTCTCGCTCATGGAACTGCCGACCGTTTTCGAGAATTTCAGGAACGCGGCGGTAGCGCTCAAGGGGAAGCTGGAAAAGGAGCGCCGTCCCGAGGCGAAGCAGGTCTCCTCCTTCGTGGCCATACTGGACAAGTTCTTCGCGGGGCTGGAAAAGGAGCGGGACAAAAACGCCGTCGGCATGCTGCAGGAGTTCCAGGGGGGGATGTTCCGCGAGCTGCCGCAGAAGATAGAGGCATTGAAGCAGAGTCTGGACGCCTCGCCGGTCACCGAGGCCGACATCCCGGCGGAGCTCCGTTCGCGGTTCGTGGGGAAGAGCGGCAGGCTCTTGCTGCAGGTAGCGCCCAAGTGGGAAATCTTCAACCGCGAGCCGCTCGAAGCCTTCCTGAACCAGGTGAAGAGCGTCGATCCGCATGCGACCGGGCAGCCGGTGATGGTGTACGAGTCCATGACCATCATGCGCGACGCCTACCGGCTCGCCTTCATTTACGCCTTTGCCGCCATCGTAGTGATCCTGCTGGTCGCCTTCAGGAGCGTCAAGTTCGCCGCCATAGGTCTCATCCCGCTGATCGTCGGCGTCTTGTTCATGGTGAGCGGCATGTGGCTTTTCGGGATCGACTTCAACTCCGCCAACATCATAGTCATGCCCTTGGTGCTGGGGATCGCCGTCGACTCGGGGATCTACATCATCAACCGCTTCCGGCGCGAAGACGGGAGTGCCGCGGCGGTCGTTCTGAGCAGCACCGGGGTCGGGGTTCTGCTCAACACCCTCACCATCATGGCCAGCTTCGGCGCGCTCATGGTGGCGCATCATCAGGGGGTTTTCAGCATCGGCGCCGTCATGTCGCTGGGGATGGTCGCCTGCCAGCTGGCCTTTATGGTCACCTTACCGGCGGTGCTGACCCTAGCCGGTAAAAGATGA